TGGGTATGTTTGGAATGTTCCATAATTAAGCTGGTTTCTAGACAATAAAACTAAATGCACGTTCTCCCAGCACTGCCAAACTTCATACTGAGTCCAAGTTTCaagaaggcgggggtggggggcagcaccTCCCTATAACGCTTACAACCAGTCCCTCCCCTTCCTGGGGGGTATCTGGGCATCGCGGGGCACCCAGGTCCCTGTACCTTGACCATCTCCTGCAGGAGGGCCAGtgcctgctccttctcctccagtAGTTGCTGCACTCTGGagtccaggtgcccccagggtccACCAGCTGGGTCCCAACTAGAAGGCAAACACCCAGCCTTTAACCCATAGGCTGGGGGCACGGGGGTGGGGTAAAGGTGGAACAGCAGACAGGTCAAGAGACAGGGGCCTACCCCGTGTACACACAGCGGCCTGTTTTCTCTGGAGTCCTCGGACTCTGTGGGGTCTTCGCACTGGAGGGCGCCGTGGGGCCCGGCAAGCCTAAGGGGTAAGCAGATGTTTATCTGGGGtccgccccccttcccccagaaGATCCTGCCCCATGGCAGcacgtggggtgggggcagggcactgAGCCCCAGAGGGCACCATGCAGGCACGGTCTGGCCTAGTTCAGCCAGATGCAGCCTGGATGTCCCTGAACGGCACGGCACCTGCGTGGGGGTGTAGACAGGGCTGCGGGCCCCCCTTGGGAAGCTGCAGCCTGGGGGGCGTTGGGAGCAAGGATGCCCCTGCCCTCCCGGAGTGTGAACTCATCTCTGACGCAGCCCTTCGTGGAAGGCTCTGATGGGCCTCAGTTCTCCAAATCTGGGGATGTGGAATACTACCAGTGTGCGGAGAGGCGGTGAGCTCTGCCCGTGGTCTGTCAGCAATCCCGCCAGAGGGTCCTGGGCCCTGCAAACATTTTAAAGGTCATATGGTAAGGGCAGGCCGAGGAGAGGCTGACCTTGTTCAGACTGGGGGTCGGGGGTGGCAAACAGGAGTGGAGAGAgcccgggctgggctgggctggcctgggcGGGAGAGATTCTGCACAGGGAGTTATCATGGCCCTAGTGGGTGAGGCTGGAAGAGGCCTGAGGGCTCCAGAGGGCTGCAGGTATCTGCGGTCTGCAGGCCAGGGCCGTGGGGACCAGGGCCTTCATCACCACCTGGTTCCTGATTTTACTATCATGACAGATAACTGGGCCACATCCCAGCACGACAAACACAGCAGGGTCGGAGACCGTACAAAGGTACCAACACGTACGGCCGGGTCAAGCAGGCACTGGTGGGCAGCACCATCCGTCACTTTTTCTCTCACTGCACACAAGATGGGCTCGATGGCTCCCGGCGTGTTGGCCACCACCTTTCGGATATCCGTCTCTGAGACCCACAAACGCAGCTTGTGAAAGACTTTCCTGCGAAGGAAGTGGGGCCACAGCCCTCAGGGTTGCACCTGTAGGGCCAGGCGGGGGATCTGGCTTTCCttggaggggagaggctgggaccGAAGCCCCTTCTTGCCCTGCACCCAGAGGAGTCCAGCAGCCATCTTGTCCCCAGCTGTCCCCTCTGGGACCAGAGCAGTCAGGCCAGGTGTGTCCCGGCCTGGGCCTCGCAGCAGGGCTGGCCTTCTGGGCTGAGTGCCCCCGGGCCCCGTGAGGAGGTCCCGCTGGTTCCCCTCCAAGGTGCTCAGAATTGGGACTTGCCACACACTGCTAGAGCCACCGACCTCTTTTGTCCCTGGAGTTGAGCAgcggcctctccctgcctccccatcccAGCGGAATCTGCCCAGGTCTCAGCCCTGTGCTCCCTCTagccctccaggctctgagccaggtCTGAGCCAGGTCGTGGCCTTGGCCTCCAGAGTCCCTCCAGAGTCTCCGGGGAAGCCCGAGCTCCCCTCCCCGTCCAGCCTCAGGGGCTAAAGGACTCTGCAGCCTGCTCCCCACTGCACCCCTGGGTCACCCACACCTCACTCTGCTCCCATTTTCTCAGGGTCCTGGTCCTTCATGTCACTCGTTACGACTAATGCTGGTTACATCTCCTTACTTATCTGTCTCCCCACTGTACTGCCAGCCCCATGGAGACAGGGGCCCATTCACTTCAGTGTCTCCGGTGCCTGGAGCAAAGCCAGCCGTCCACCCGCAATTTCTGCGGAGTCAGGAAGTGAGAGGTGTGGTCAGCACGAGCCTGACTGACGCCCTGCTGAGTGGCTCTCAAGCTGACTGGTGCCGGCGCCAAGTCCTCTCGGCCGGAAGCCCCTGGGAGTCTGTGCTGATGGGCAGAccccagggggcagggggacacaCACGGACAGGGAAACAGCCCGAGAGCTTGTCCCAGAGCCCAGGAGGGTAGGGGAGAGGCCGCCCACCCAGGCCGGCCTCGGCCTCGAGGGCAGGGTCCTCGCGGAGCAGGGCGGGGGCTCcgagggggcaggcagggggggCGGGAAGCCTGCCTGTTGAGGATGCTCCAGTTGCTGAGTTTCTGGTCAGTGTTGCAGGTGGGGACATAGTTATGCAGGTCCACAAGCTGGGGGCGGAAGTGCTTCACAATCTCTGCCAGCAtcactggagggggcagggggtgcaaGGTGGGCTGGCCTGAAGAGCTTAGCGCCCCTCCTTTCCTTACACATCCGTCTCCCATGGCAGGAGAACCGGAGAGGGCCCTCGCCCTGGGGGAGCGGTCACAGGGGCCTCCGGAGCAGGGTGTGGGCGCCCCAGGGGGGCGGGCTAGGAGCCGGCCTGAGGTCGGAGGAGCTGCTGGAGGGAACCCTGAGGCTGCCCCCATCCTCCCCCAGGAATGCTGAAAGGCGAGGGGACCTCCCCCCAAAAGGCGGCCCGTCTCGGCCACATGCATCCTCCTCCAGGGGCCGGCAGTGCAGCcgtcctgcccctcccttccacGGCGCCCGTCACGCCCCCCGCTCCGGTGTCTTCCTTCCTTTCGGGGAGCCTGCTGACGgccggccaggcacccccaagcccCCTGCCCGCACCCCCGGCTGTCCCCGGCTTCTCCCCGGCTCTCACCGCCGTCGCTGAAGTCCCGGGCCAAGTGGCGCTTGGGACGGCTGAGCGGGAGCCCGTCCAGCCAGGCGCAGAGGCCGCGGAGGGCGccgggcggcagcggcggcggcgaggCCCGCGGGGTCCGCCCGGCTGCGCCCAGCATGGCTGCGGGACCGGCTGTTGGGGCGGTTGCCGGGAGACGGCGCCCAGGAGGGGCCTGGCGCCGGAAGGGGAGGGCCGTGGGGTCGCCAGCCACGCCCCCCGGCCGGTACCCTGGGGGCGGCGGACTTCCGGCTGAAGTCTGGGTGGGAGAAAAGGTGGAATTTTGGCGTTTTCCGTTTCcagtgttcattttattttaacaagcaCAGGGCCCTTACGTGTTACCAGTTGAATTCCACGTTATTGAGCACACACTCTTTCATCGATTTAATAAGAATCTCACGTCATTGAGAACTTGATCAATAACTGTCATAAAATACACACTTTTCATTGCGGTTTCGGTTGCAGGCGCTCCAGGGGCCTCCAGAGCAGCAGCGGGGGCCGCAGGTGCCTCTCGGGGTCCCGGCCCTGCCAACTCCGTTAGCACTTCTCACAGCGGACCCGGCCCCTCCGAGGGCGAGGGCGGAAGGCAGGGAGcccggaggtgggggtggggggagcgcgAGGATCCGGGTAGGGGGCAcggcgggcggggtgggggtgggggtggagagcgAGTCCGGCCCAGTTAGCAGTTCTCACAGCGACCCGGCCCCTGGGACAGAGAGCGGGGCAGGCCCGGTCCCTTCAACATGAAGGACATCTGCCCCGCTGCGGCCGGGGCCTGGCACCCGAGTCACCTTCTCTGCACCGGTGGCTTCAGAGCAGCCTTGGGACCGACTACGCtctgggaggaggaaaaagaaccgATGCCGAAATCCACCAGCTTCGCCAGGAGCACAAATTAATCTCACTTCCTTTCACATTTAAGATGCAGGTCTCGGCTCATGCAACATGCAGTGGCTCCCGTGCAGTGACAGCAGTGAGGGCCGCAAGCCATAAGACCGACAGCTGACGTCTTGTAGCCGTTAGACTTTCTCACTTGTACTaacaggaaggaaaggcagacTCGCAGCCAGTAGGAGTGGTGGTCAGGGAAAAGCCCTCTGACCGAGTATAAAGTGGATGTTGTATCTACGGCCCCTAACTTTTCCTTTCCTCAGACAGGGACAGTGTCGGGACAGTGTCAGGGCAGTGCGGTGGGGGAGATGCTCACCCTGCTACCCAGAGCCCTGGGTGTGAGAGGCTCACCTGTGGCGGCGGTCCAGGATGggctcctccagccccaggcttGACCGGTGGCATCGGGGGTGGGAAGATCGGCTTGACAACCTGAAGACACAGCAGACGGTGGACACCGTCTGACAGCCCCTTGGTGCAAAGCTCCCCAGGTCTGCCCTGctcctgtgcaccttgcagagtGCCCCCAACCCGTGGCTGCCACCGTGGGCAGCATGAAGCCCAAACGTGGCAGAACCCCATTCCTGGGCCCATCAccacctccccctctccctcgacatccctgcccccacccctcccagcccagTGTTTCCCAAGAAAAGCTCTTAAATTGCCAGAAAGTGGGTCTTGGGAAGTTCAAAAGCCAAGAATTCACTAAAACTTGCATCTGTGTGCTGGTCAGGTTCaggaggaggcctggggaggtAGGGGTGGGCACTGGTCACCCATCCCCAGGGGAGGCCTTGGGTGTGCCGTTCCCAATCACCACTCCTTGGCCAGAAACCTTTCTGTCCCAACTGCCCCCGTTTTCCTGTCAAAGTCCCTCCTGAGGCTATTTTTGCAGCTttactctaagtctaaagttagtttaaaaagttacaaagagaaagaatctccaTTAAGCACACGCCACAGTAATGGTTGCTGCTGCCAGGCCCACGGACAGACACAGACATGGGGGTCACAGCGGAAGGAGTAATCGGCTATGCATCTCAGAGCATCTCCAGACATCAGCTCCGAAGGGACGCCAAGGGCTTTACGCAGAGAAACCGCAGACACTGGCCACGGAGCCCCTGCCACAAGCGAGGGGCACAGGTGTAGCTGGGGGAGGCTCTCACCTGCTTGGGCTTCAGTTCAGGGAGGGGCTTGGCAGGCGGAGCAGGTCTGAGCtggtgggaaggaggggcagcGATCAGACTAGGCCTGAGCTCGGCCCACCTAGGCCCCAGGTCTCGCACTCGTGCTGTCCCTCCGGGCTGGGCCATCAGCCCTCCTGAGATCCCCGCCCACCAGATCCAGTCCCCAGATGGCCTGGCTGCTCGGGCCCACCGCTGCTCACCTGGTCTGGGGGCGGCCAGGTATACACAGGAACTGTGGGGGGGGGTTTGGACGTGGTGGCTGGAGGCTGTAGGGAACGGACAGGTAGCCTGGGTCTCACAGGAGGGCTGCCTGCCTCCAGCTGCGCTCCCAGCGCAGGACCCAAGGTTCCCGCCCCTCCCAGAGCAAGAATAAAGTGTGCGTGGAGGGCCCTCCCTCACCCCGCTGCCCAGCAAGGCCTGAGCCCGGCTGTGCCTCCCATGCTCCCTTTCCTCAGCCTTGTAGGGGGCTCGGAGGGGGTGGACAGCAACGGAGGGGATCTGGGCCTTAACACCTTCTGACTGACCGTGCAGAGGCCAAGAGTCTCAGGTTCAAGTTCAAGCTCCAGTTCTGTCACTGGCTCACATAGGTTCTCAGACTGCAGGCCCTAAAGCCTGCCTCTGCTCTGCGGGCCAGCTCTAAGCCCTGTTGTGAGGGATGGGGCGGCCTCCAAAGCCCATCGGGGACAGCGGGATGCAGTGCTTACAGCAGGGGGCGGCTGCTTGGGGGTCGCCCTGGGGACCGCGGGCCTGGCAGGCtggctggggtggtggggggggcccGGAGCCCCACCCTTGGCTGGCACACCGCGCCCCTCGTGGAACATGGGGTTGGAGAGCCCAATGGCGGTCTTGGGTGCTGCAGTCCTGGGG
This genomic stretch from Prionailurus bengalensis isolate Pbe53 chromosome D2, Fcat_Pben_1.1_paternal_pri, whole genome shotgun sequence harbors:
- the LOC122493413 gene encoding sperm flagellar protein 1-like, coding for MLGAAGRTPRASPPPLPPGALRGLCAWLDGLPLSRPKRHLARDFSDGVMLAEIVKHFRPQLVDLHNYVPTCNTDQKLSNWSILNRKVFHKLRLWVSETDIRKVVANTPGAIEPILCAVREKVTDGAAHQCLLDPAGPGPSGGIADRPRAELTASPHTGLPGPTAPSSAKTPQSPRTPEKTGRCVYTGWDPAGGPWGHLDSRVQQLLEEKEQALALLQEMVKILQMKVVRLEHLVKLKDQRIGELTRAGGEPQ